One Streptomyces sp. P9-A2 DNA window includes the following coding sequences:
- the cobA gene encoding uroporphyrinogen-III C-methyltransferase, giving the protein MAEHPAYPVGLRLTGRRVVVLGGGQVAQRRLPALIAAGGAIVLISPEATPSVEAMADAGEITWERRRYTEGDLTDAWYALIATGDGEANARASAEAERHRVWCVRADDADRATAWTPATGHSEGVTVAVLTTDVKGRDPRHTAAIRDAVVEGLRDGTLVARHHRARTPGVALVGGGPGDPDLITVRGRRLLAEADVVIADRLGPRDLLAELPPHVEVIDAAKIPYGRFMAQEAINNALIEHARQGKSVVRLKGGDPYVFGRGMEELQALAEAGIACTVVPGISSSISVPGAAGIPVTHRGVAHEFTVVSGHVAPDDERSLVDWPSLAKLTGTLVVLMGVDKIGRIAETLMAHGRSPQTPVALVQEGTTAAQRRVDATLATVGETVRAEEVRPPAVIVIGEVVDVGPPAPQPS; this is encoded by the coding sequence ATGGCCGAACACCCCGCCTACCCCGTAGGCCTCCGCCTCACCGGCCGCCGAGTCGTGGTGCTCGGCGGCGGCCAGGTCGCCCAGCGCCGGCTGCCCGCCCTCATCGCGGCCGGCGGGGCCATCGTCCTGATCTCACCGGAGGCGACGCCCTCCGTGGAGGCGATGGCGGACGCCGGTGAGATCACCTGGGAGCGGCGCCGCTACACCGAGGGCGACCTCACGGACGCCTGGTACGCGCTGATCGCCACCGGTGACGGCGAGGCCAACGCCCGCGCCTCCGCCGAGGCCGAACGCCACCGCGTCTGGTGCGTCCGCGCCGACGACGCCGACCGGGCCACGGCCTGGACCCCGGCCACCGGGCACAGCGAGGGAGTCACGGTCGCCGTCCTCACCACGGACGTCAAGGGCCGCGACCCCCGCCACACCGCCGCGATCCGCGACGCCGTGGTCGAGGGTCTGCGCGACGGCACGCTCGTCGCCCGGCACCACCGCGCCCGGACCCCGGGCGTGGCCCTCGTCGGCGGCGGCCCCGGCGACCCGGACCTGATCACCGTGCGCGGACGCCGGCTGCTCGCCGAGGCGGACGTCGTCATCGCCGACCGGCTCGGCCCGCGCGACCTGCTGGCCGAACTCCCCCCGCACGTCGAGGTGATCGACGCGGCGAAGATCCCGTACGGCCGGTTCATGGCGCAGGAGGCCATCAACAACGCGCTGATCGAACACGCCAGGCAGGGCAAGTCGGTGGTGCGGCTCAAGGGCGGCGACCCGTATGTCTTCGGCCGTGGCATGGAGGAACTGCAGGCGCTCGCCGAGGCGGGCATCGCGTGCACCGTGGTCCCCGGCATCTCCAGCTCCATCTCGGTCCCGGGCGCGGCCGGGATTCCGGTCACCCACCGCGGTGTGGCCCACGAGTTCACCGTGGTCAGCGGTCATGTCGCGCCCGACGACGAGCGTTCCCTGGTCGACTGGCCGTCGCTGGCGAAGCTGACCGGCACCCTCGTGGTGCTCATGGGCGTCGACAAGATCGGCCGGATCGCCGAGACCCTCATGGCGCACGGAAGGTCGCCACAGACGCCGGTCGCCCTGGTCCAGGAGGGCACCACGGCCGCCCAGCGCCGCGTCGACGCCACCCTCGCCACGGTCGGTGAGACCGTCCGGGCCGAGGAGGTCAGGCCACCGGCGGTCATCGTCATCGGCGAGGTCGTGGACGTCGGGCCTCCTGCCCCGCAGCCCTCGTAA
- a CDS encoding TrmH family RNA methyltransferase codes for MADLITVEDPDDPRLHDYTGLTDVELRRTREPAEGLFIAEGEKVIRRAKDAGYEMRSMLLSAKWADVMRDVIDELPAPVYVVSPELAERVTGYHVHRGALASMQRTPLPTAAELLHTARRVVVMESVNDHTNIGAVFRSAAALGMDAVLLSPDCADPLYRRSVKVSMGAVFSVPYARLTSWPRSLESVREAGFTLLALTPDEKARSLDEAAPHRMDRVALMLGAEGDGLSTRALVAADEWVRIPMSHGVDSLNVGAAAAVAFYAVATGRPTGQAGVVSPPAP; via the coding sequence GTGGCCGATCTCATCACCGTCGAGGACCCCGACGACCCGCGCCTGCACGACTACACGGGCCTGACCGACGTGGAGCTGCGCCGCACACGCGAACCCGCCGAGGGCCTGTTCATCGCCGAGGGCGAGAAGGTCATCAGACGTGCCAAGGACGCGGGTTACGAGATGCGCTCCATGCTGCTCTCGGCCAAGTGGGCCGACGTCATGCGCGACGTCATCGACGAACTCCCCGCCCCCGTCTACGTCGTGAGCCCAGAACTCGCCGAACGGGTCACCGGCTACCACGTGCACCGCGGTGCGCTCGCCTCCATGCAGCGCACCCCCCTGCCCACGGCTGCCGAACTGCTGCACACCGCCCGCCGGGTGGTGGTCATGGAGTCCGTCAACGACCACACCAACATCGGTGCCGTCTTCCGCTCGGCGGCGGCCCTCGGCATGGACGCGGTCCTGCTCTCCCCGGACTGCGCCGACCCGCTCTACCGCCGTAGCGTCAAGGTCTCCATGGGGGCGGTTTTCTCCGTGCCGTACGCCAGGCTGACCAGCTGGCCCAGGAGCCTGGAATCGGTCCGCGAGGCGGGCTTCACGCTGCTCGCCCTGACCCCCGACGAGAAGGCCCGGAGCCTCGACGAGGCCGCCCCGCACCGGATGGACAGGGTCGCCCTGATGCTGGGCGCGGAGGGCGACGGGCTGTCCACCCGGGCCCTGGTCGCCGCCGACGAATGGGTCCGCATCCCGATGTCCCACGGCGTCGACTCGCTCAACGTGGGCGCGGCGGCCGCGGTCGCCTTCTACGCGGTGGCGACGGGCCGGCCGACGGGACAGGCCGGGGTGGTGAGCCCGCCGGCACCGTGA